The proteins below are encoded in one region of uncultured Eubacteriales bacterium:
- a CDS encoding conserved exported hypothetical protein (Evidence 4 : Homologs of previously reported genes of unknown function) — protein MIKKLKENRGEFTINGALILLLIVFLMVLFISAIGVANRGMRLHSMASELARYVELRGKVDDAVYTELQRLETATGVTADLQISASYISGTSKIQYGNTFNVTLSSSGYIGLGGIVSIPIPLHSTVSGRSEQYWLS, from the coding sequence ATGATAAAAAAGCTAAAAGAAAACCGGGGTGAATTCACCATCAATGGGGCTTTGATTCTACTCTTAATTGTTTTTTTGATGGTGCTCTTTATCTCTGCGATTGGCGTGGCGAATCGGGGAATGCGCCTGCACTCAATGGCATCGGAGTTGGCGCGTTATGTAGAGCTGCGGGGGAAGGTTGATGATGCTGTTTATACTGAGCTGCAGCGGCTGGAAACTGCCACCGGCGTTACCGCTGACCTTCAGATATCTGCAAGTTATATTTCAGGCACTTCCAAAATCCAGTATGGCAATACTTTTAACGTGACCCTTTCAAGCAGCGGATATATCGGCCTGGGTGGTATCGTATCGATCCCCATTCCCCTGCATAGCACGGTATCCGGAAGGAGTGAGCAGTATTGGCTTTCATAA
- a CDS encoding conserved membrane hypothetical protein (Evidence 4 : Homologs of previously reported genes of unknown function): MELIAFILTSIGVYLLMTATMPGIYRSAELALRRRMPKPLTQSQAAVQKLATWICPKLDIEPVKRIRIEEQLRSLGRQESPEIFQAVTLARALITSSACLVIVPFSVPFGLALTVITCLVLYNSQGNKLNKLMAEKRQKIERELPQFASTIRQSLNSTHDVVAMLETYRKVCGPALHDEIDHTLNDILTGNTERALKAMEGRVSSAKLGQLISGLIAVHRGDDQRIYFDMLAAEYRKSQNEEVTKALQKRPRELDFNMGLLFLGMALMIAAGLGTYIAQQLSQLFA; encoded by the coding sequence ATGGAACTGATTGCATTTATTCTAACTTCCATCGGCGTCTATTTGCTAATGACGGCCACGATGCCCGGTATATACCGTTCGGCCGAACTGGCGCTGCGCAGACGGATGCCCAAACCGCTGACACAGTCTCAGGCGGCAGTACAAAAGCTTGCGACCTGGATTTGCCCTAAGCTGGATATTGAGCCAGTAAAACGAATTCGGATTGAGGAGCAGCTTCGGAGCCTGGGCCGTCAGGAAAGCCCGGAAATATTTCAGGCGGTGACGTTGGCCAGAGCACTCATCACATCTTCAGCGTGTCTGGTGATCGTTCCTTTCTCCGTGCCATTTGGCCTTGCCCTTACCGTGATTACCTGTCTCGTACTGTACAACAGCCAGGGAAACAAACTGAACAAACTCATGGCCGAGAAACGGCAGAAGATTGAGCGGGAATTGCCGCAGTTTGCAAGCACCATACGGCAGAGCTTAAACAGTACCCACGATGTAGTGGCGATGCTGGAGACCTATCGTAAGGTTTGCGGCCCGGCGTTGCACGACGAAATCGACCACACTCTCAATGATATCCTCACCGGCAACACCGAACGAGCCCTTAAAGCTATGGAGGGCAGGGTCTCCAGTGCAAAGCTTGGCCAGCTTATCAGCGGCCTGATCGCGGTGCATCGCGGGGATGACCAGCGGATCTATTTCGATATGCTGGCAGCTGAATACCGCAAATCTCAGAATGAAGAGGTTACCAAGGCTCTTCAGAAACGGCCCAGGGAGCTGGACTTCAATATGGGCTTGCTCTTTTTGGGCATGGCTCTGATGATAGCCGCTGGCCTGGGTACATATATCGCACAACAGTTGTCACAACTGTTTGCATAA
- a CDS encoding conserved hypothetical protein (Evidence 4 : Homologs of previously reported genes of unknown function), with protein MENRAGVRGNYIVPVVGATYTNRNGSAYICREVYMFAEARLERIKDSWTLYANGVQRYEDGTIEWDYSTGGYWARTEN; from the coding sequence ATGGAAAACAGAGCTGGAGTGCGCGGCAACTACATCGTCCCAGTAGTTGGCGCAACCTACACTAACCGCAACGGTAGCGCCTACATTTGCAGAGAGGTTTATATGTTCGCGGAAGCGAGACTGGAGCGCATCAAAGACAGCTGGACACTTTATGCAAACGGTGTCCAGCGGTACGAGGATGGGACGATTGAATGGGATTACTCTACCGGCGGGTACTGGGCGCGGACTGAGAATTGA
- a CDS encoding Collagen triple helix repeat protein, whose translation MNSNKDDPRAFLAGTGYDPASASGCFPRYCRGYTGPTGATGPTGATGPTGITGPTGITGLTGIRGSIGPMGPMGVRGPTGLTGAAGTDGATGPTGVAGDTGATGSTGATGATGATGATGATGTTGATGATGATGATGATGATGATGATGATGATGATGATGATGATGADGADGVTGPTGADGDEGATGPTGPTGPTGPTGPTGADGDAGATGPTGPTGPSGADGTDGATGPTGPTGADGDEGATGPTGPTGPTGPTGADGGATGPTGPTGPTGPTGADGDAGATGPTGPTGPTGPTGADGDAGATGPTGPTGPTGPTGADGDAGATGPTGPNGPTGADGDAGATGPTGPTGPTGADGGAGATGPTGPTGPTGPTGPTNLLSGLQVQLQGSSGGTINNNINVLFDTVINAPSSVITYNAGTGTFFITQPGNYYISWWVNTDGAGASTFVNFGIRIITGGSGTILATSPAPMTTLQLNGDALVTAVSSPMAFSLFNNTGVAVTYGTSPIQANIAIIQVT comes from the coding sequence ATGAATTCTAACAAAGACGATCCCAGAGCTTTTTTAGCCGGAACAGGTTACGACCCAGCAAGCGCTAGCGGTTGCTTTCCTCGCTACTGCCGGGGCTACACTGGCCCCACAGGGGCTACCGGCCCCACAGGGGCTACGGGCCCGACGGGAATTACCGGCCCCACGGGAATCACCGGTCTTACGGGAATCAGAGGTTCTATCGGGCCCATGGGCCCCATGGGCGTGAGGGGGCCCACTGGTCTTACCGGAGCCGCTGGAACTGATGGCGCAACCGGGCCTACCGGAGTCGCCGGAGATACTGGAGCCACTGGCTCCACTGGAGCTACCGGAGCCACTGGAGCCACCGGAGCTACCGGAGCTACCGGAACTACTGGAGCCACTGGAGCCACCGGTGCCACTGGAGCTACCGGAGCCACCGGAGCTACCGGAGCCACTGGAGCTACCGGAGCCACTGGAGCCACCGGTGCCACTGGAGCTACCGGTGCCACTGGAGCCACTGGAGCGGATGGAGCCGACGGGGTAACCGGTCCCACTGGTGCTGATGGTGATGAGGGTGCGACCGGGCCTACTGGTCCTACAGGTCCTACAGGTCCTACTGGCCCCACCGGGGCTGATGGAGATGCCGGTGCGACCGGGCCTACTGGTCCCACTGGCCCCTCCGGTGCTGATGGTACTGACGGTGCGACCGGTCCCACTGGTCCTACCGGTGCTGATGGTGATGAAGGTGCGACCGGGCCAACTGGTCCTACTGGCCCCACTGGCCCCACGGGTGCAGATGGTGGTGCGACCGGGCCTACAGGTCCTACAGGTCCTACTGGCCCCACCGGGGCTGATGGAGATGCCGGTGCGACCGGGCCTACAGGTCCGACAGGTCCGACTGGCCCTACTGGGGCTGATGGAGATGCCGGTGCGACCGGGCCTACAGGTCCAACTGGTCCGACTGGTCCTACTGGGGCTGATGGAGATGCCGGTGCGACCGGTCCTACAGGTCCGAATGGCCCCACCGGGGCTGATGGAGATGCCGGTGCGACTGGTCCTACTGGTCCGACTGGCCCCACCGGGGCTGATGGAGGTGCCGGTGCGACCGGGCCAACTGGTCCTACTGGCCCTACCGGTCCTACTGGCCCCACTAACCTGCTTTCCGGCTTGCAGGTTCAGTTACAGGGGAGCAGCGGTGGAACCATCAATAACAATATTAACGTTTTATTTGACACAGTCATTAACGCACCTTCTTCTGTTATCACCTATAATGCCGGAACAGGTACTTTCTTTATTACGCAGCCAGGAAATTACTATATATCCTGGTGGGTCAACACCGATGGCGCGGGAGCAAGTACTTTTGTCAATTTTGGCATACGGATTATCACTGGCGGCTCGGGAACAATTTTGGCTACTTCTCCTGCTCCGATGACCACGCTACAATTGAATGGTGACGCTTTAGTCACTGCGGTAAGCTCCCCCATGGCATTTAGTCTTTTCAACAATACTGGAGTAGCTGTCACGTATGGAACATCGCCGATTCAGGCTAATATAGCCATTATTCAGGTAACCTAA
- a CDS encoding hypothetical protein (Evidence 5 : No homology to any previously reported sequences), producing the protein MKNHINNWINGVKAKIAERSIRAMGVANRCRAKLAEERGDFIMDHAVVFIIILVVAALVISLLVAYLNTDFSSMMKSKVSSLFN; encoded by the coding sequence ATGAAGAATCACATCAACAACTGGATTAATGGGGTAAAGGCCAAGATTGCGGAGCGTTCCATTCGCGCAATGGGGGTGGCCAATCGCTGCCGCGCCAAACTGGCGGAAGAGAGAGGCGATTTCATCATGGATCATGCGGTGGTATTTATCATTATCCTCGTAGTAGCGGCGCTGGTGATTTCCTTGCTCGTTGCATATCTGAATACTGATTTTTCGTCTATGATGAAGAGCAAAGTGTCCAGCTTGTTCAACTAA
- a CDS encoding F-type H+-transporting ATPase alpha chain, whose amino-acid sequence MCKMLLSINPQHVENILSGKKQFEFRKVRCKETIDKIVIYSTAPVMRVVAEALVEDIIVGDVSDVWHSTKDAAGISYEFYKKYYKGKKTAVAYKLGAIIPYSEPKVLADFGISYPPQSFCYLSATT is encoded by the coding sequence ATGTGCAAAATGTTATTATCCATTAATCCACAACATGTTGAGAATATTCTCAGCGGTAAAAAGCAATTTGAGTTCCGCAAAGTACGGTGCAAGGAAACTATTGATAAAATTGTAATCTATTCTACGGCACCAGTTATGCGAGTCGTAGCGGAGGCCCTGGTTGAAGATATTATTGTTGGAGATGTCAGTGATGTTTGGCACTCAACAAAGGATGCCGCAGGAATATCATATGAGTTTTATAAAAAATATTATAAGGGAAAGAAAACCGCGGTTGCATATAAGCTCGGTGCAATAATTCCTTACTCTGAACCCAAAGTGCTTGCAGACTTCGGTATATCTTATCCCCCTCAATCATTTTGTTATTTGTCCGCCACTACCTAA
- a CDS encoding conserved hypothetical protein (Evidence 4 : Homologs of previously reported genes of unknown function) yields the protein MPGKFQFKKFAEIDLDDPFFDTLKSDYPKFSQWYQNKARSGSTALVFNDEEGLGAFVYLKSEDEPIKLVEFTLPAIRRKKIGTLKLAERYQGQRLGEGALGLALWDWRKSQEPEIYVTVFEKHSLLVSQLVRFGFRVVGHKANGESVYLKSRFAVDYSDPFKSFPFINPSFKKAGYLIVNDYYHDTLFPYSELSRTMQESMELSAANGISKVYVGSQFSPHYQVGEPIFIYRRHTKEDGQKPRYKSCLTSYCMVTNIICVKKNGRYLLPFDELLERIGNKSVFNKHDMQNKYQTEKHMVVIEMLYYGYFGGGNNINMDWLAKNGYWATQNQYPANVQLSPAQFKEILLEGNVDVQNVIIH from the coding sequence ATGCCCGGCAAATTCCAATTTAAAAAATTTGCTGAAATAGATCTCGACGATCCCTTTTTTGACACGCTCAAATCTGATTACCCTAAGTTTTCGCAATGGTATCAGAACAAGGCGCGCAGTGGTTCTACTGCGTTAGTATTCAATGATGAAGAGGGATTAGGCGCTTTTGTCTACCTTAAATCTGAGGATGAGCCTATAAAGCTAGTTGAATTTACCTTGCCTGCCATTCGGCGCAAGAAAATTGGTACGCTCAAACTGGCGGAACGCTATCAAGGACAACGGCTCGGTGAGGGGGCACTCGGCCTTGCATTATGGGATTGGCGAAAAAGCCAAGAACCTGAAATTTATGTAACTGTATTTGAGAAACACTCACTACTTGTATCTCAATTAGTGCGGTTTGGTTTTCGCGTAGTTGGACATAAAGCAAACGGCGAGAGTGTTTACTTGAAAAGTCGTTTTGCCGTGGATTACAGCGACCCATTCAAGTCATTCCCTTTTATTAATCCGTCTTTTAAAAAAGCCGGATACTTAATTGTAAACGATTATTATCATGATACGCTATTCCCGTATTCTGAACTGAGCCGGACAATGCAAGAGAGTATGGAGCTCTCCGCTGCGAACGGAATAAGCAAAGTATATGTTGGTTCGCAATTCTCCCCACATTATCAGGTCGGTGAACCTATTTTTATCTATCGACGGCATACAAAAGAGGATGGGCAAAAGCCAAGATATAAATCCTGCCTAACTTCATACTGTATGGTGACTAATATTATTTGCGTCAAGAAAAATGGAAGATATTTATTACCCTTTGATGAGCTGTTGGAACGGATTGGAAATAAATCTGTTTTTAACAAACACGATATGCAGAATAAATATCAAACAGAGAAACATATGGTCGTTATAGAAATGCTTTACTATGGGTACTTTGGAGGCGGGAACAACATAAATATGGACTGGCTAGCCAAGAACGGATATTGGGCAACGCAAAACCAATACCCCGCGAATGTGCAGCTCTCCCCCGCTCAGTTTAAAGAAATCCTTTTGGAGGGCAATGTCGATGTGCAAAATGTTATTATCCATTAA
- a CDS encoding conserved hypothetical protein (Evidence 4 : Homologs of previously reported genes of unknown function), with amino-acid sequence MPLKYKADILAVLREAGYNTYRIRQDGLLSQSTLQKLREGKGVSWDNIETICRLLNCQPSDLMEYVPAEQP; translated from the coding sequence TTGCCGCTTAAATATAAAGCAGATATTTTGGCTGTTCTTAGAGAGGCCGGGTATAACACATACCGGATTCGCCAGGACGGCTTGCTATCGCAATCCACATTGCAGAAGCTCCGTGAGGGTAAGGGGGTTTCTTGGGATAATATAGAAACCATCTGCCGCTTACTTAACTGTCAGCCTAGTGATTTGATGGAGTACGTGCCGGCGGAGCAGCCTTAA
- a CDS encoding hypothetical protein (Evidence 5 : No homology to any previously reported sequences), with product MRKSHRYGKPSFKVPNQLILDGSLSFSARRMGVALYGHHNPFGACRKSLKQLAALASCTITTARKALDELESSGYITRCRHYRYDEKLNRLVYDQYTYHCDLKFDGGYTLIPRDLFGHALKNSTFVLCLYLYLRAGNGTRAFPSLNRISKELWMAISTACRALKALTGTGIILAQLCIKANKAHSNNSYFFLCVSSVTAHTAQSAPFNVGRVLFTLLPSLCW from the coding sequence ATGCGGAAAAGCCACCGTTATGGAAAACCCTCTTTTAAAGTCCCCAATCAGCTCATCCTGGACGGATCACTCAGCTTCAGCGCCCGGAGGATGGGAGTGGCTCTGTACGGCCACCATAATCCTTTCGGTGCCTGCCGTAAGAGCCTGAAACAACTCGCGGCATTGGCGTCATGCACCATTACAACTGCCCGCAAAGCACTTGATGAGTTGGAATCGAGCGGATACATAACCCGTTGCAGACACTACAGATACGATGAAAAGCTAAATCGCCTGGTGTACGATCAATACACCTACCATTGTGATTTAAAGTTTGACGGCGGCTATACCCTCATACCTCGGGATCTCTTTGGCCACGCGCTGAAGAACAGCACGTTTGTGCTCTGCCTTTATCTTTACCTGCGGGCCGGGAACGGCACCAGGGCCTTCCCTAGCCTCAACCGGATCAGCAAGGAGCTGTGGATGGCAATCTCCACGGCCTGCCGCGCCCTGAAGGCACTGACGGGTACCGGAATCATTCTTGCCCAGCTCTGTATCAAAGCGAACAAGGCCCATAGCAACAACTCTTACTTTTTCCTCTGTGTCAGCTCTGTGACCGCTCACACGGCCCAGAGCGCCCCGTTTAATGTGGGGCGGGTCCTCTTTACGCTCCTTCCTTCCCTGTGCTGGTAA
- a CDS encoding hypothetical protein (Evidence 5 : No homology to any previously reported sequences) has product MYCPPLTGRDLLLDVLWERHDLTTARLQSRTILSWTSKTGEFGKQTVLMHFVKFID; this is encoded by the coding sequence ATGTACTGCCCCCCTTTGACAGGCAGAGACCTACTTTTGGACGTACTGTGGGAGCGGCACGACCTGACAACTGCCCGGCTGCAGTCCCGCACAATTTTGAGTTGGACTTCGAAGACGGGCGAGTTTGGCAAACAAACTGTCTTAATGCATTTTGTCAAATTTATAGATTAA
- a CDS encoding hypothetical protein (Evidence 5 : No homology to any previously reported sequences), translating into MAFIRIRAKLLEQRGEIAPQGAAILLICIILLTVALQVNYVYATVDQIKEKTNTAVLAVAASNVGSVHDGVREGESAARHFTGITWSRVVSTDAVVESMMTALNATASGSTLTRTNGVQLDNIHMAVSNNDGGKLNFTTTMTLKIPLSVGGGILPPIQQRVEVHTTYEPKF; encoded by the coding sequence TTGGCTTTCATAAGAATAAGGGCAAAGCTCCTGGAGCAACGTGGAGAAATTGCCCCTCAGGGGGCGGCGATCCTGCTCATCTGCATCATCCTCTTAACGGTAGCCCTGCAAGTGAACTATGTCTATGCTACGGTAGACCAAATAAAAGAGAAAACAAATACTGCGGTCCTGGCCGTTGCGGCCAGTAACGTAGGCTCTGTGCATGACGGTGTCCGTGAGGGCGAAAGTGCGGCCAGGCATTTTACAGGCATTACGTGGAGCCGTGTTGTATCTACGGATGCCGTCGTGGAAAGCATGATGACGGCCTTAAATGCCACTGCAAGCGGATCGACACTGACCCGCACGAACGGCGTCCAGCTCGACAATATCCACATGGCCGTAAGCAATAACGATGGAGGGAAACTCAACTTCACTACCACGATGACATTGAAAATCCCTCTTTCTGTCGGCGGTGGCATTCTGCCACCCATTCAACAGCGTGTGGAGGTGCATACGACATATGAACCAAAGTTTTAA
- a CDS encoding BclB domain protein, whose protein sequence is MDDISAILTRTGFAPSTSGYCGSRRCRGCTGPINPTGPIGPTGPIGPTGPIGPTGPTGADGDDGATGPTGATGATGATGATGATGATGATGATGATGATGATGATGATGATGATGATGATGATGATGATGATGSTGPTGPTGDDGADGATGPTGPTGPTAPTGSTGPTGPTGPTGPTGPTGPTGPTGADGDEGATGPTGPTGPTGPTGADGDEGATGPTGPTGPTGPTGADGEDGATGPTGPTGPTGADGDDGATGPTGPTGPTGPTGADGDEGATGPTGPTGPTGPTGPTGPTGADGDDGATGPTGPTGPTGPTGADGDEGATGPTGPTGPAGAGAIIPFASGFPVAPTTIALGLAGLPAVVAFGNSAVLPNVLGTSIDLTGAAGLLANMSFSVPRDGVITDFTAYFSVVLGLTLIGTDLTVHAQLYQSTTPNNIFAPIAGTDIALSPDLGGIINIGDITSGALSGLNIPVTAETRLLLVFSVTADGLSLLNTITGYASGGVNIV, encoded by the coding sequence ATGGATGATATTAGTGCTATTTTAACCAGAACAGGTTTCGCCCCCTCAACCTCCGGCTACTGCGGTTCCCGCCGCTGCCGAGGTTGCACCGGCCCAATCAATCCCACTGGCCCAATCGGTCCCACTGGCCCAATCGGTCCCACTGGCCCAATCGGTCCCACTGGCCCCACCGGGGCTGACGGCGATGACGGTGCAACGGGGCCCACCGGGGCTACTGGCGCGACTGGAGCTACTGGCGCGACTGGAGCTACTGGAGCCACTGGAGCGACTGGAGCTACTGGCGCTACTGGAGCCACTGGCGCGACTGGCGCTACTGGCGCGACTGGAGCTACTGGAGCCACTGGCGCGACTGGAGCTACTGGTGCCACTGGGGCTACTGGTGCTACGGGCGCTACGGGCTCAACTGGTCCTACTGGCCCCACCGGTGATGACGGTGCTGATGGTGCGACTGGCCCCACCGGCCCAACTGGCCCCACCGCCCCAACTGGCTCTACCGGCCCTACCGGCCCTACCGGCCCTACTGGCCCTACTGGCCCCACCGGGCCTACAGGTCCTACCGGGGCTGACGGCGATGAGGGTGCGACTGGCCCCACCGGCCCCACCGGGCCTACAGGTCCTACCGGGGCTGACGGCGATGAGGGTGCGACTGGCCCCACTGGCCCCACCGGGCCTACAGGTCCTACCGGGGCTGACGGCGAGGACGGTGCGACTGGCCCTACTGGCCCTACCGGGCCTACAGGGGCTGACGGCGATGACGGTGCGACTGGCCCTACTGGCCCTACTGGCCCTACCGGTCCTACCGGGGCTGACGGCGATGAGGGTGCGACTGGCCCCACTGGCCCCACTGGCCCCACTGGCCCCACCGGTCCTACCGGTCCTACCGGGGCTGACGGCGATGACGGTGCGACTGGCCCCACCGGTCCTACTGGTCCTACAGGTCCTACCGGGGCTGACGGCGATGAGGGTGCGACTGGCCCCACCGGCCCAACTGGCCCCGCTGGTGCTGGCGCCATTATTCCCTTTGCCTCCGGATTCCCCGTTGCTCCCACCACCATTGCCTTAGGGCTCGCCGGATTGCCTGCCGTGGTTGCCTTTGGCAACAGCGCTGTCCTGCCTAACGTTTTGGGAACCAGTATCGACTTAACCGGAGCCGCTGGATTGCTGGCAAACATGTCCTTCTCCGTGCCCAGGGACGGGGTTATCACCGACTTCACAGCGTATTTCAGCGTGGTGCTGGGATTAACCCTAATCGGCACCGACCTAACGGTCCACGCCCAACTCTACCAGTCTACCACACCCAACAACATTTTCGCGCCCATTGCTGGTACCGACATTGCTCTTTCGCCAGATTTGGGTGGCATAATTAACATTGGGGATATTACGTCCGGTGCCCTATCCGGGCTTAACATCCCGGTAACGGCCGAGACTAGGCTCCTCTTAGTGTTTTCGGTAACGGCCGACGGACTCTCCCTTTTAAACACCATTACGGGTTATGCCAGCGGCGGGGTCAACATTGTTTAA
- a CDS encoding hypothetical protein (Evidence 5 : No homology to any previously reported sequences) → MLIYAKKGEQVKERTYEEYFC, encoded by the coding sequence TTGTTAATATATGCGAAAAAGGGAGAACAGGTGAAAGAACGGACGTATGAGGAATACTTCTGCTAA
- a CDS encoding conserved hypothetical protein (Evidence 4 : Homologs of previously reported genes of unknown function) yields MLSEKIRIVLIKRGNISKAELARRLGTSQQNLYNKMKRDNFTEKDLAAIAAALDCNLKINFVLKDTRERV; encoded by the coding sequence ATGCTGAGTGAAAAAATACGAATAGTGCTGATTAAACGGGGTAATATTTCAAAGGCAGAGCTGGCCCGGAGGCTGGGCACATCCCAGCAGAATCTATACAACAAAATGAAACGCGATAATTTCACCGAGAAGGACTTGGCTGCTATTGCAGCTGCACTCGACTGCAATCTTAAAATTAACTTTGTACTTAAAGATACCCGAGAGCGTGTATAA
- a CDS encoding exported hypothetical protein (Evidence 5 : No homology to any previously reported sequences) has product MNQSFNTLRRIWHQLLVDPFLWPIVLGYVILLLAACAPASGLWAGIALVLVDLAFMWVLLMAILFMTSRHGHPRYLTRILTPNFYSVRLLPGRWTIYQRRVAKQKELPDCKTLLKDLVAEQNRLPAALEPGRYKTLTHDTVLHRLRRMQNARDIVVKPAYMSDMKSICAAMTGKRCKKCKEPCPFLAQRETPRQFYLVTFEIV; this is encoded by the coding sequence ATGAACCAAAGTTTTAATACCTTGCGACGGATTTGGCACCAGCTCCTCGTAGACCCGTTTTTATGGCCAATAGTGCTGGGATACGTGATCCTCCTGCTGGCCGCTTGTGCGCCTGCCAGCGGCCTGTGGGCGGGCATAGCGCTGGTCCTGGTCGACTTAGCATTTATGTGGGTGCTCCTAATGGCAATTCTGTTCATGACATCCCGGCATGGACACCCTCGCTACTTAACCAGGATACTCACGCCTAATTTCTATTCCGTCAGATTACTTCCCGGGCGGTGGACTATATATCAGCGCAGGGTGGCGAAACAGAAGGAGCTGCCTGACTGCAAAACACTCCTGAAGGATCTCGTGGCCGAGCAGAATAGATTGCCGGCCGCGCTGGAGCCGGGCAGATATAAGACCTTGACCCATGATACCGTGCTGCATCGGCTTAGGCGGATGCAGAATGCAAGAGACATCGTCGTAAAGCCCGCGTATATGTCCGATATGAAATCGATCTGCGCGGCCATGACGGGGAAACGCTGTAAGAAGTGTAAGGAGCCTTGCCCCTTTCTTGCGCAGAGGGAAACGCCCAGGCAGTTTTACCTGGTTACATTTGAAATCGTCTAA